One window of Streptomyces sp. SUK 48 genomic DNA carries:
- a CDS encoding MFS transporter — MVTDLTAESAPQETPELPLRRNLRFQTYWIGATAGGTGIGITNLAFPLLILSTSGSASRAALFGAIQAGTQIVLGIPAGALADRMNRRGLLIAAELVRLVALAGVAAALWLNVLTWVQLLATAVAIGCAQALGGPARALILRTIVPRSQLTQALSQDEVRVNAAGMLGPMVAGSLFAVARIAPFLASMGGFLVSLCTACLVPFDGRPNGDAKGRTKGGALEGLRILWRNRALRWITAAAAMVNLAGAAVVLIVVVMLKQQHFSSAATGFALAGEALGGIAGATVTGRLHRWMQPGKLLLAVCWLCLPLMAALTVPLGPIWIFALMFTFAAGGPALLVMVDILVFRQAPDEVRGRVIAGTFMAFTVGAPLGSLIAGKLLDHFSPQTSILVVCALLAIPLSLVTAQRSLRDAVWPD, encoded by the coding sequence ATGGTCACTGACCTCACCGCAGAGTCGGCCCCCCAGGAGACCCCCGAACTGCCCCTGCGCCGCAACCTGAGGTTCCAGACCTACTGGATCGGGGCGACGGCCGGCGGAACCGGAATCGGAATCACCAACCTGGCCTTCCCCTTGCTGATCCTCTCCACGTCCGGCTCAGCAAGCCGGGCAGCGCTGTTCGGCGCGATCCAGGCCGGTACCCAGATTGTCCTTGGCATTCCGGCAGGGGCGTTGGCCGACCGCATGAACCGGCGCGGGCTACTGATCGCCGCCGAACTCGTTCGGCTTGTCGCGCTTGCGGGCGTCGCCGCGGCCCTGTGGCTGAATGTTCTTACCTGGGTGCAACTGCTCGCCACCGCAGTCGCCATCGGTTGTGCCCAGGCGCTGGGCGGTCCGGCCCGCGCCCTGATCCTGCGCACGATCGTGCCGCGTTCCCAACTGACCCAAGCCCTCAGTCAGGATGAGGTACGAGTCAACGCCGCCGGGATGCTCGGCCCCATGGTGGCCGGGTCCCTGTTCGCCGTCGCGCGCATCGCCCCGTTCCTGGCCTCCATGGGCGGCTTCCTGGTTTCGCTCTGTACCGCCTGCCTGGTGCCATTCGACGGACGTCCCAACGGCGACGCGAAGGGCAGGACCAAGGGCGGCGCGTTGGAAGGACTGCGCATCCTGTGGCGCAACCGTGCGCTGCGATGGATCACCGCCGCCGCGGCGATGGTCAATCTCGCTGGCGCCGCCGTGGTGCTGATCGTGGTGGTCATGCTGAAGCAGCAGCACTTCTCCAGCGCAGCCACGGGCTTCGCGCTCGCCGGTGAGGCCCTTGGCGGGATCGCCGGTGCCACGGTCACCGGCCGACTGCACCGTTGGATGCAGCCCGGCAAGCTTCTGCTCGCCGTGTGCTGGCTCTGTCTGCCCTTGATGGCCGCGCTCACCGTACCGCTCGGCCCGATCTGGATCTTCGCCCTGATGTTCACGTTCGCCGCCGGCGGGCCTGCGCTGCTGGTGATGGTTGACATCCTGGTGTTTCGTCAGGCGCCCGACGAGGTCCGCGGGCGCGTGATCGCCGGGACATTCATGGCGTTCACCGTCGGCGCACCGCTCGGCAGCCTGATCGCGGGCAAGCTGCTGGACCACTTCTCCCCACAGACCTCGATCCTGGTCGTCTGCGCCCTCCTGGCGATACCGCTGTCGCTGGTCACGGCCCAGCGCAGTCTGCGTGACGCCGTGTGGCCTGACTGA
- a CDS encoding NAD-binding protein, producing MIRVVVSGYGVMTRGVIPHLARQDDISVALLSRHLSEPPCEGVELTTLDAMVSTPPDVIIGCFETDERSREFWLDRRVGQAVAERGAGCIEMSTLSLGWARDWHGAVSAAGGISVESPVTGSRPGATSGTLSAFVYESAPDPRVRRVLDCFVSKRYDFHLPGNPTCFKLVYNAWGASLLHSVAAYVPTLQDRLGKDFDVAQEILSSDGWMALVCASKLSRVVAADFDDPDFAVRHMVKDLGYARDMVGTPHALLDLVHQSFRTAVATFGGDADYTAVAGGASA from the coding sequence GTGATACGTGTGGTTGTGTCAGGTTATGGGGTAATGACACGCGGGGTTATCCCGCATTTGGCTCGCCAGGATGACATATCAGTCGCCCTGCTGAGCCGGCACCTGTCGGAGCCACCGTGTGAAGGAGTGGAACTCACCACGCTGGACGCCATGGTGTCAACGCCCCCCGACGTCATCATTGGATGCTTTGAGACCGACGAGCGCAGCCGTGAGTTCTGGCTGGACCGGCGGGTTGGGCAGGCCGTGGCCGAGCGGGGCGCCGGCTGCATCGAGATGTCCACGCTCAGCCTGGGTTGGGCCCGTGACTGGCACGGGGCCGTCTCTGCAGCGGGGGGCATCAGTGTTGAGTCCCCGGTCACCGGCAGCCGCCCCGGGGCGACGAGCGGCACGCTCTCGGCGTTCGTCTACGAGAGCGCCCCTGATCCCCGGGTCCGACGTGTCCTGGACTGCTTCGTCAGTAAGCGTTACGACTTTCACCTGCCGGGCAACCCGACGTGCTTCAAGCTTGTTTACAACGCTTGGGGTGCCTCGCTGCTGCACTCAGTTGCGGCATATGTGCCGACCCTGCAAGACCGCCTGGGCAAGGACTTCGATGTCGCCCAGGAGATTCTCAGCAGCGACGGCTGGATGGCTCTGGTCTGCGCCAGCAAGCTGAGCCGCGTGGTCGCTGCGGACTTCGACGATCCCGACTTCGCGGTCCGGCACATGGTCAAGGACCTCGGCTACGCCCGCGACATGGTGGGCACGCCGCATGCTCTGCTCGACCTCGTTCACCAGTCCTTCCGTACGGCGGTAGCTACCTTCGGCGGAGATGCCGACTACACCGCGGTTGCGGGCGGGGCGAGCGCATGA
- a CDS encoding aminotransferase class I/II-fold pyridoxal phosphate-dependent enzyme codes for MAYDIAAPIHEAILCEANESTLGYNDPISIAQGRNSVSAWLLRSYGWDVEPTSVGLVSDVVSGFAAVLRHFVPAGSPVVVPTPAYGPFLTVPELFGHPVIRVPMCEGPFGPAMDIGGIERALHAGARLVVLCNPHNPTGRSYRRAELAALADVVQAHQARVFSDEVHAPLNLSGRPHLPYAALDARTAGHTITATSASKTWNISGLKCAQLLFSAAHDAETWQGVASHYVRSVSRLGVAALRAAYEEPESQEWLSATLERLRRNSESVVRRVNSEMPGISCRPAESTYLAWLDCTRLGVADPARLFHEHAGVALCDGEEFGSPGYVRLNFALPEARLERALDAMAEAVATEQRQLSSATGPTIRSTRGNA; via the coding sequence ATGGCCTATGATATAGCCGCCCCCATTCATGAGGCTATTCTCTGCGAAGCTAATGAGAGTACGCTCGGCTACAACGACCCCATCAGTATTGCTCAAGGCCGCAATTCGGTCTCCGCATGGCTGCTGCGCTCGTATGGCTGGGACGTCGAGCCGACGTCCGTCGGCTTAGTCAGCGATGTCGTCAGCGGTTTCGCGGCAGTGCTGCGACACTTCGTTCCTGCGGGCAGTCCCGTGGTGGTCCCAACTCCGGCCTACGGCCCGTTCCTGACGGTCCCGGAGCTGTTCGGTCACCCGGTGATCCGGGTGCCCATGTGCGAGGGACCGTTCGGCCCGGCCATGGACATCGGTGGCATCGAACGAGCCCTGCACGCCGGTGCACGCCTGGTCGTGCTCTGCAATCCGCACAATCCAACCGGCCGGTCCTACCGCCGGGCGGAGCTGGCCGCCCTGGCAGATGTGGTCCAAGCCCACCAGGCGCGGGTCTTCAGCGATGAGGTGCACGCGCCGCTGAACCTCTCCGGCCGGCCCCATCTGCCGTATGCCGCTCTGGACGCGCGGACCGCAGGGCACACGATCACCGCCACGTCCGCCTCCAAGACCTGGAACATCTCAGGGCTCAAGTGCGCCCAACTCCTCTTCTCTGCCGCGCACGACGCCGAGACGTGGCAAGGCGTGGCCAGCCACTACGTCCGGTCGGTGTCCCGGCTGGGCGTCGCGGCTCTGCGGGCCGCCTACGAGGAGCCGGAGTCGCAGGAATGGCTGTCGGCGACTCTGGAGCGTCTTCGGCGCAACAGCGAGTCGGTCGTGCGGCGAGTGAACAGCGAGATGCCGGGCATTTCCTGCCGTCCAGCGGAGTCCACATATCTCGCCTGGCTGGACTGCACCCGCCTCGGGGTCGCCGATCCGGCCCGGCTCTTCCACGAGCACGCCGGGGTGGCGCTCTGCGATGGTGAGGAGTTCGGCTCACCGGGATACGTCCGGCTGAACTTCGCCCTTCCGGAGGCACGGCTGGAGCGGGCGCTTGACGCCATGGCAGAGGCAGTGGCGACGGAGCAGCGGCAGCTGTCGTCCGCCACAGGGCCAACGATCAGGAGTACAAGGGGGAACGCGTGA
- the galE gene encoding UDP-glucose 4-epimerase GalE, with translation MKVLISGGAGYIGSTVASACLDAGITPVILDSLVTGRREFTAGRTFYEGDIADSELVDRIFVEHPEIEAVVHCAALIVVPDSVGDPIGYYEANVAKSLIFVRSLIRNGCEKMIFSSSGSIYLPGEDFSVDEESSLAPQSPYARTKAVCEGMFADIAATQPIRILSLRYFNPIGSDPELRTGLQLRRPSHALGKLIEAHAEGVAFSVTGTDWPTRDGSGIRDYIHVWDLATAHIAALRKFDEGLAGARSSVINLGTGTGTTVFELAAAFNSVVEPPVQIVETDPRPGDVAGAYTRSDRAQLFLGWKPQYSIAQGIRDSLSWADIRDERLCTTAES, from the coding sequence ATGAAGGTCCTGATCTCCGGCGGTGCCGGGTATATCGGAAGCACCGTCGCCTCGGCCTGTCTCGACGCCGGTATCACCCCGGTGATCCTTGACAGTCTGGTCACCGGTCGCCGCGAGTTCACTGCGGGGCGTACCTTCTACGAAGGCGACATCGCCGACAGTGAACTGGTGGACCGGATCTTCGTCGAGCACCCGGAAATCGAGGCGGTCGTGCACTGCGCCGCCCTGATCGTGGTGCCGGACTCTGTGGGTGACCCGATCGGCTACTACGAGGCCAACGTGGCCAAGAGCCTGATCTTCGTCCGCAGCCTGATCCGCAACGGCTGCGAGAAGATGATCTTCTCGTCATCCGGATCGATCTACCTGCCTGGCGAGGACTTCAGCGTGGACGAGGAGTCCAGCCTCGCCCCGCAGAGCCCGTACGCCCGCACCAAGGCCGTATGTGAAGGCATGTTCGCCGACATCGCCGCCACTCAGCCGATCCGCATCCTGTCGCTGCGCTACTTCAACCCGATCGGCTCCGACCCCGAGCTGCGGACCGGCCTTCAGCTGCGTCGTCCCAGCCACGCCCTGGGCAAGCTGATCGAAGCACACGCCGAGGGAGTCGCCTTCTCCGTCACGGGGACCGACTGGCCCACCCGTGATGGCTCCGGCATCCGGGACTACATCCACGTGTGGGACCTCGCCACCGCCCACATCGCCGCGCTGCGCAAGTTCGACGAGGGACTGGCAGGCGCCCGCTCGTCGGTCATCAACCTCGGCACCGGCACCGGCACCACCGTCTTCGAGCTGGCCGCCGCCTTCAACAGCGTGGTCGAGCCGCCCGTGCAAATCGTCGAGACCGACCCGCGCCCGGGCGACGTGGCCGGTGCGTACACGCGCAGCGACCGTGCCCAGCTGTTTCTCGGCTGGAAGCCCCAATACTCCATCGCCCAGGGCATTCGCGACTCCCTGAGCTGGGCTGATATCCGCGACGAGCGGCTCTGTACGACCGCCGAATCCTGA
- a CDS encoding IS5 family transposase (programmed frameshift), with amino-acid sequence MSDDLVPDDLWARVAPLLPPRPPRRRRYPGRLPADDRVALRGIVYVLRTGVTWADVPTETIGCSGVTCWRRLRDWTEVGVWPRLHKILLAELRATGLLDMDDAAIDGSHVRALKRGAHTGPSPVDRGRRGSKHHLITDRHGTPLAVSVTSGNRHDVTQLMPLLDAIPRIHGLVGRPRHRPRRLFADRGYDKYRRLLRARGITPKIARKGTAHGSGLGKTRWVVERTFAWLHQFKRLRTRYEIRADLHLGLLQLACSIICLRRLRTSF; translated from the exons GTGTCGGATGATCTCGTGCCTGATGATCTGTGGGCTCGTGTCGCCCCGCTGCTCCCTCCTCGCCCGCCGCGGCGCCGGCGGTATCCCGGTCGGCTGCCCGCGGATGACCGTGTGGCTCTGCGCGGGATCGTCTACGTGCTGCGAACGGGTGTGACCTGGGCGGATGTGCCGACCGAGACGATCGGCTGCAGCGGCGTGACGTGCTGGCGGCGCCTGCGGGACTGGACCGAGGTCGGCGTCTGGCCCCGCCTGCACAAGATCCTCCTCGCGGAACTCCGCGCGACGGGCCTGCTGGACATGGACGACGCCGCGATCGACGGCTCGCACGTCCGGGCCCTCA AAAGGGGGGCTCACACCGGACCTTCGCCGGTCGACCGCGGCCGCCGGGGCAGCAAGCACCACCTGATCACCGACCGGCACGGGACACCCCTCGCAGTGTCGGTGACCAGCGGAAACCGTCACGACGTCACCCAGCTCATGCCCCTTCTGGACGCGATACCCCGCATCCACGGCCTGGTGGGTCGGCCCCGTCACCGACCACGGCGGCTGTTCGCCGACCGCGGCTACGACAAGTACCGTCGCCTGCTCCGCGCTCGCGGCATCACGCCGAAGATCGCACGCAAGGGCACCGCCCACGGATCCGGCCTGGGCAAGACCAGGTGGGTCGTCGAGCGAACCTTCGCCTGGCTCCACCAGTTCAAACGCCTGCGGACTCGCTACGAGATACGAGCGGACCTCCACCTCGGACTGCTCCAACTCGCCTGCAGCATCATCTGCTTGAGACGACTCCGAACCTCATTCTGA
- a CDS encoding IS5 family transposase (programmed frameshift), whose product MRSDLVPDDLWERVSPLLPPAPSRRHRYPGRLRVPDRAALAGVMYVLRTGVAWRDVPAEAVGCSGVAAWRRLRDWTEAGVWPRLHAALLTELRRTELLDLDDDCAVDGSHVRALKRGDLVGPSPVDRARPGSKHHLIVDRHGTPLAVTLTGGNRHDVTQLAPLLDAVPPIRGLRGQPRRKPRRLYADRGYDFDKYRRVLWARGIKPVIARRGVAHGSGLGKTRWVVERTFAWLHQFKRLRVRYERRADLHQDLLELACSIICLRRLRTTC is encoded by the exons GTGCGTTCTGATCTTGTTCCTGACGACCTCTGGGAGCGCGTGTCGCCGTTGCTGCCGCCTGCTCCCTCGCGGCGTCACCGCTACCCGGGCCGACTGCGTGTTCCCGACCGGGCGGCCCTCGCGGGGGTGATGTACGTGCTGCGGACCGGTGTCGCCTGGCGTGATGTTCCGGCGGAGGCTGTGGGCTGCTCCGGGGTGGCTGCTTGGCGTCGACTGCGGGACTGGACGGAGGCCGGCGTGTGGCCGCGTCTGCACGCGGCTCTGCTGACCGAGTTGCGCCGGACTGAGCTGCTGGACCTGGACGACGACTGTGCCGTGGACGGCTCGCACGTCCGGGCCTTGA AAAGGGGGGACCTTGTCGGGCCGTCACCGGTCGACCGTGCCCGTCCCGGCTCCAAGCATCATCTGATTGTCGACCGACATGGAACCCCGCTGGCAGTTACGCTCACCGGCGGGAACCGACACGACGTCACCCAGCTCGCCCCGCTGCTCGACGCTGTTCCTCCGATCCGTGGCCTGCGAGGACAGCCTCGCCGCAAGCCCCGGCGCTTGTATGCCGACAGAGGCTACGACTTCGACAAGTACCGACGGGTGTTGTGGGCGCGCGGCATCAAGCCGGTGATCGCCCGACGGGGCGTCGCCCACGGCTCCGGGCTGGGCAAGACCCGCTGGGTGGTCGAGCGCACATTCGCATGGCTGCACCAGTTCAAACGGCTCCGCGTCCGCTACGAACGTCGTGCCGACCTCCACCAGGACCTACTGGAACTGGCCTGCAGCATCATCTGCCTCCGGCGACTCCGAACGACGTGCTGA
- a CDS encoding HEAT repeat domain-containing protein, whose protein sequence is MREARGGLEPDDTLGKFLQSQASIAGLSARDIAERFQELANQEKSRIEAGVDMPADPMSRMSFSKSHLDRLYKGSASLPSKRFLRIFLGITSHAAGIRPEHHRELCERAEDLLISTHRNRHSRRETGSITTSQAPADSVVATLQLQLELERAQRTEDRLRWALSDTQVLMGTLLQIVNALRDIITDVDAQILRGLRSPEEKAGQDLAKRQRRQAQSYKVTAEAQFDRVNHRRRLLETLWDQAHENLQRLALHAEVTDIPELPDDLALPSHLTLPEEFHASPALADIATALGKVQEHSDAEEQAILDLQRAITVHEPLKLDDELAILVAATRLTDDGTRGTALRTLLKHWPKHPETCDTLVRLARDEQPNIRLTAVWSLAVSWAGHDAARDALVALARDSSANVRETAVQGLAEGWAGDAVARDALVAQTRDSGANIREIAVLGLAEGWAGDAVARDALLVLVRDDDVYVRMTVAESLVDGWLNDGVVRTALGSLSHDASPSVRWAAQQGIVANHVPSGGIPQKTGQDGNLLLAVRLPPDYSEPESIPLFDRLRRGISFDTGVTVLLGNNGTGKTVLLNALALLAPQVISDAPLRGPNNLSRQLTEDLEAVWSERRTPEGVYHLSSFHFEQQRINSRASGAENWVEQWFSVINEKKGPNRLFLLDEPTGSLHREASQLMFEQLNELVIQGCQVIVASVHNMWVEMPAARVIRIDKRSKFRH, encoded by the coding sequence GTGAGAGAGGCAAGGGGGGGACTTGAACCTGATGACACACTTGGAAAGTTCCTGCAATCGCAGGCCAGTATCGCTGGTCTGAGTGCACGTGACATCGCGGAGCGATTTCAAGAGTTGGCCAACCAGGAGAAGTCGCGTATCGAAGCTGGGGTGGATATGCCAGCCGATCCGATGAGCAGAATGAGTTTTTCTAAGTCACACCTTGATCGACTCTATAAGGGTTCCGCGTCCCTGCCCTCCAAGCGTTTCTTGAGGATTTTCCTTGGCATAACAAGTCATGCCGCTGGCATCCGCCCCGAGCATCACCGTGAACTATGTGAACGAGCGGAAGACCTGCTGATTTCAACGCATCGGAACCGCCATAGTCGCCGTGAGACAGGTTCGATAACGACGTCGCAGGCGCCTGCCGATTCAGTTGTTGCCACCTTGCAGTTGCAGCTTGAACTGGAACGAGCTCAGCGGACCGAAGACAGACTCCGCTGGGCACTCAGCGATACGCAAGTGCTGATGGGAACCCTGCTGCAGATTGTTAATGCGCTGCGAGACATCATCACCGATGTGGACGCGCAAATCCTTCGAGGGCTGCGTAGCCCCGAAGAGAAAGCTGGCCAGGATCTAGCGAAGCGGCAACGCAGGCAAGCGCAGTCGTACAAGGTGACTGCGGAAGCGCAATTTGACCGAGTGAATCATCGGCGACGCCTGTTGGAGACCCTGTGGGATCAAGCACACGAAAATCTGCAGCGCTTGGCTTTACATGCTGAGGTAACAGATATCCCCGAGCTTCCTGACGACCTAGCCCTTCCGTCTCATCTGACACTGCCGGAAGAATTCCATGCTTCGCCTGCGCTCGCGGATATTGCCACTGCTCTAGGTAAAGTTCAGGAACATAGCGACGCGGAAGAGCAGGCCATACTTGATCTGCAGCGAGCGATTACGGTGCATGAACCTCTAAAGCTGGATGATGAGCTGGCTATTCTAGTGGCAGCCACACGGCTCACAGATGACGGAACCCGTGGAACGGCGCTCCGCACACTCCTCAAACATTGGCCCAAACATCCCGAAACCTGCGACACACTCGTCCGACTGGCCCGTGACGAGCAGCCGAATATCCGCCTCACCGCAGTATGGAGTTTGGCAGTTAGCTGGGCTGGCCATGACGCAGCGCGCGACGCTCTCGTGGCACTGGCCCGCGACAGCAGTGCGAATGTCCGAGAGACTGCGGTGCAGGGACTGGCGGAAGGTTGGGCCGGTGATGCTGTAGCCCGCGATGCTCTCGTCGCGCAAACTCGTGACAGCGGTGCGAATATCCGGGAGATTGCGGTACTAGGGTTGGCTGAGGGGTGGGCAGGCGACGCCGTAGCGCGTGATGCTCTACTCGTGCTGGTCCGGGACGACGACGTGTATGTTCGGATGACCGTTGCGGAAAGCCTGGTTGATGGTTGGCTGAACGATGGAGTTGTTCGCACCGCCCTCGGTTCACTGAGCCATGACGCTTCACCAAGTGTCCGCTGGGCAGCGCAGCAGGGAATCGTGGCAAATCATGTTCCTAGCGGTGGCATCCCGCAGAAGACGGGCCAGGACGGCAACCTCCTCCTCGCGGTGCGACTTCCTCCCGACTATAGCGAGCCTGAGTCTATTCCCCTATTTGACAGACTGCGCCGAGGTATTTCATTCGACACGGGCGTCACTGTTCTACTGGGTAACAATGGCACGGGGAAGACGGTCCTGCTGAACGCCCTGGCACTTTTGGCACCCCAGGTAATTTCAGACGCCCCGCTACGCGGTCCTAATAATCTAAGTCGACAGTTGACGGAAGACCTTGAGGCGGTCTGGAGTGAACGACGGACTCCAGAAGGCGTGTATCACCTCAGTAGCTTTCACTTCGAACAGCAGAGGATTAATAGCCGAGCCTCTGGTGCAGAGAATTGGGTGGAGCAATGGTTCTCGGTGATAAATGAGAAGAAAGGGCCGAACCGCCTGTTCCTTCTTGACGAACCTACAGGGAGCCTCCATCGCGAGGCGAGCCAACTTATGTTTGAGCAGCTGAACGAGCTCGTCATCCAAGGCTGTCAGGTAATCGTTGCATCTGTCCATAACATGTGGGTTGAGATGCCCGCCGCACGGGTTATCCGAATCGATAAACGCAGCAAGTTCCGTCACTAA
- a CDS encoding IS701 family transposase yields MFDQLMGRVAGRFARVEPRRRATALVLGLLSDLPRKNCWTLAEHAGDATPDGMQHLLHRAKWDADAIRDDVRAYVVEHLADDQAVLVVDETGDLKKGTATVGVQRQYTGTAGRIENAQVAVYLVYSADHGHAAIDRALYVPRSWTEDPDRCRNAGIPDDLAFATKPQLAARMVERALDAGTPARWVAGDEVYGDNPHLRITLERRRTGYVLAAPAPTLSSRTPGSSRPRPWPHGSRSGPGNGCRPERARRASGTTTGHRSTSTTPPVGPATGACWSAATVAPANSPSTAASHPGRCRCRNWSGWPDGAGRSRRHSRLARA; encoded by the coding sequence ATGTTCGACCAGCTGATGGGCCGCGTGGCGGGCCGGTTCGCTCGGGTCGAACCCCGACGTCGCGCAACCGCGTTGGTGCTCGGACTGCTGTCGGACCTGCCGAGGAAGAACTGCTGGACGCTGGCCGAGCATGCGGGCGACGCGACCCCAGACGGCATGCAGCACCTGCTGCACCGTGCGAAGTGGGACGCCGACGCGATCCGCGATGACGTGCGGGCCTACGTCGTCGAGCACCTCGCCGACGACCAGGCGGTGCTCGTGGTCGACGAGACGGGCGATCTGAAGAAGGGCACGGCGACCGTCGGCGTCCAGCGCCAGTACACCGGCACGGCCGGCCGCATCGAGAACGCCCAGGTCGCCGTCTATCTCGTGTACTCCGCGGACCACGGACACGCTGCCATCGACCGAGCCCTGTACGTGCCACGCTCTTGGACCGAGGATCCGGACCGCTGCCGGAACGCGGGCATCCCGGACGATCTGGCCTTCGCCACCAAGCCCCAACTCGCCGCGCGCATGGTCGAGCGGGCGCTCGACGCGGGAACCCCCGCACGCTGGGTCGCAGGCGACGAGGTCTACGGCGACAACCCGCACCTGCGGATCACCCTTGAACGCCGCCGGACCGGCTACGTCCTGGCCGCTCCAGCACCCACCCTGTCATCACGCACGCCGGGAAGTTCCAGGCCAAGACCCTGGCCGCACGGATCCCGAAGCGGGCCTGGCAACGGCTGTCGGCCGGAACGGGCGCGAAGGGCGAGCGGTACTACGACTGGGCACAGATCGACATCCACGACCCCGCCGGTCGGCCCGGCCACTGGTGCCTGCTGGTCCGCCGCAACCGTCGCACCGGCGAACTCGCCTTCTACCGCTGCTTCTCACCCCGGCCGGTGCCGCTGTCGGAACTGGTCCGGGTGGCCGGACGGCGCTGGACGATCGAGGAGACATTCCAGGCTGGCAAGGGCCTGA
- a CDS encoding IS5 family transposase (programmed frameshift) gives MTAALVERMAPEELWTLFQRVVPPAPVRPQGGGHRRRGDREVLAAIVFVATSGCTWNQLPPGFGLSGATAFRRFTEWTEARVWANLHRLVLDELGARGGLDWSRCAIDSVSVRALKGQLTGPNPTDRGKAGSKIHLIVDRQGLPLSVGISAANLHDSQALIPLVRGIPPIRSRRGPRRRRPGKLHGDKGYDYRYLRRWLASRGIRHRLARKGVESSQRLGRHRWVVERTVSWLSGCRRLHRRYERKPEHFLAFTAIAATLICHRRLTK, from the exons ATGACTGCTGCGCTTGTCGAGCGGATGGCGCCGGAAGAGTTGTGGACGTTGTTCCAGCGGGTGGTGCCGCCGGCACCGGTTCGCCCGCAAGGGGGAGGGCATCGCCGGCGAGGGGACCGCGAGGTGCTGGCCGCGATCGTTTTTGTGGCCACGTCGGGCTGCACCTGGAATCAACTCCCGCCGGGCTTCGGTCTGTCCGGGGCGACTGCCTTCCGGCGGTTCACCGAGTGGACCGAGGCCAGGGTCTGGGCCAACCTCCACCGTCTGGTCCTGGACGAACTCGGCGCCCGGGGCGGGCTTGACTGGTCGCGATGCGCGATCGACTCCGTCAGCGTCCGGGCCCTCAAA GGGCAGCTGACGGGACCGAATCCGACCGACCGTGGCAAAGCCGGATCGAAAATCCACCTCATCGTGGACCGCCAGGGCCTGCCCCTGTCGGTCGGTATCTCCGCCGCCAACCTCCACGACAGCCAGGCTCTCATCCCGCTGGTCCGCGGCATTCCGCCCATCCGCTCCCGTCGCGGCCCGCGACGTCGACGACCCGGCAAGCTGCATGGCGACAAGGGCTACGACTACCGCTACCTGCGGCGATGGCTCGCTTCCCGCGGCATCCGGCACCGTCTCGCCCGCAAAGGTGTCGAGTCGTCCCAACGCCTGGGCCGACACCGCTGGGTCGTGGAGCGGACCGTGTCCTGGCTGTCCGGCTGCCGACGCCTCCACCGCCGTTACGAGCGCAAGCCAGAACACTTCCTCGCCTTCACCGCCATTGCTGCGACCCTCATATGTCATCGCCGACTTACCAAGTGA
- a CDS encoding transposase family protein, which produces MPGGWHDPAVAITVIRTVLAHRLFTGLSRHHLACLVDELAEPWQAGVEGRRHAARGGVRKRAAGAGARHRLVFVDRLVATLIHLRHDLPHSVLGLLFGVDRSTVTRAIGEVRTLLARRGCAVPDRPGLRLRTLTDVFAYAQAEGVELRLDATEIQVRRPPAGRGGRRAFVSGKKKQNTMKATVVADDQGRTLWADALRPGRMHDVTAARNEGIAVCFRHFPDVEVLLDDGYLGLSRDHRGQAITPPRKPRPGALPGRVEQWERDRHGHSSDRITVEHALADHKRWKQLTRWTHRRDRLPDTYRAIAGLVSDRTANI; this is translated from the coding sequence ATGCCAGGTGGATGGCATGATCCCGCTGTGGCGATCACGGTCATTCGGACAGTGCTGGCGCATCGGCTGTTCACGGGGCTCTCTCGGCATCATCTTGCCTGCTTGGTCGATGAGTTGGCCGAGCCGTGGCAGGCCGGGGTCGAGGGTCGTCGCCATGCTGCGCGAGGCGGGGTCCGTAAGCGGGCCGCGGGTGCCGGCGCCCGTCATCGGCTGGTGTTCGTTGATCGGCTGGTGGCCACGCTGATTCATCTGCGGCACGACCTGCCGCACTCGGTGCTGGGGCTGCTGTTCGGCGTCGACCGGTCCACCGTCACCCGGGCGATCGGAGAGGTGCGCACGCTCCTGGCGAGGCGGGGGTGCGCGGTTCCCGACCGACCCGGCCTGCGGCTTCGGACGCTGACGGATGTCTTTGCCTATGCCCAGGCCGAAGGCGTCGAGCTGCGCCTGGACGCCACCGAGATCCAGGTCCGCCGGCCACCGGCCGGCCGCGGCGGACGACGCGCGTTCGTCTCGGGCAAGAAGAAGCAGAACACCATGAAGGCCACCGTCGTCGCCGACGATCAAGGTCGCACGTTATGGGCAGATGCCCTGCGACCTGGGCGTATGCACGACGTCACGGCCGCCCGCAACGAAGGCATCGCTGTCTGCTTCCGGCACTTCCCCGACGTCGAGGTCCTCCTGGACGACGGCTACCTCGGCCTGAGCCGCGACCACCGAGGGCAAGCGATCACACCGCCGAGAAAACCCCGGCCGGGAGCACTTCCAGGCAGAGTCGAACAGTGGGAACGCGACCGCCACGGCCACTCATCCGACCGCATCACCGTCGAACACGCCCTCGCCGATCACAAACGCTGGAAGCAACTGACCCGCTGGACCCATCGCCGCGACCGCCTACCCGACACCTACCGCGCCATCGCCGGCCTCGTCTCCGACCGCACGGCCAACATCTGA